From the genome of Treponema peruense:
TACTGAATTAAACAAATCAAAGAAGTGGAATGATGAGGCGCGCGCCGGTCTTCTTTTTGTAATAGCGCCTGTCGTGGGATTTTTTCTTTTTACGGCCGGACCATTCCTGTTTTCTATCTTTGCCAGTTTTACCAGTTGGGATTCAATGACAGACCTTACAAGTCTTCATAAGATGGACGAGATAGACAGGTCATTTTTTTATGTTGGATTTGAAAACTACAAGGAACTTTTTTCTGACCCGGACTTCTGGCATTCTTTGTGGAATACCTTTGTCTACATGATTGGAATTCCTCTCGGAATGATATGGGCATTTTCACTTGCTCTTGCATTCAACAAGGAGCTTCCCGGAGTAAAAGTTTACCGTGTTATTTACTATATACCGGTTGTTTCTTCGATAGTTGCCGTTTCACTTTTGTGGAGCTGGCTTTATAACGGTGATTACGGTCTTTTAAACCAGTTTTTGAACTGGGCATTCGGTGTGAAAGGACCAAACTGGCTTCAGAATGAACATACTGTAAAGCCTGCAATTATGCTTATGTGTGTCTGGCGCGGAGTCGGAAACACGGCACTTTTGTACCTTGGCGGACTTCAGAATCTTCCGAAGTCATACTACGAGGCTGCAGTTATTGACGGAGCCAGCGGCTGGACTATTTTCAGAAAGATTACCTGGCCTTTGATGCAGCCTATTTCCTTCTATATTATCATTACCGGAATAATCGGCGGTGCACAGATGATAGTTGAACCGCAGATAATGACACCGACCGGAGGACCTGACTACAGTTCTGCTACAATAGTATTCTATATCTGGCAGAAAGCTTTTGGTTCTGCAGATCTTAAGGGATATGCATGTGCAGCATCTTGGGTACTTGCAATTATCGTATTCGTCGTTACGGCGATTCAGTTTAAGCTGAGCCCTGCCAGTGAAAACTATCTGGAATAGGGAAAAGAGGTTTT
Proteins encoded in this window:
- a CDS encoding carbohydrate ABC transporter permease; the encoded protein is MKNTELNKSKKWNDEARAGLLFVIAPVVGFFLFTAGPFLFSIFASFTSWDSMTDLTSLHKMDEIDRSFFYVGFENYKELFSDPDFWHSLWNTFVYMIGIPLGMIWAFSLALAFNKELPGVKVYRVIYYIPVVSSIVAVSLLWSWLYNGDYGLLNQFLNWAFGVKGPNWLQNEHTVKPAIMLMCVWRGVGNTALLYLGGLQNLPKSYYEAAVIDGASGWTIFRKITWPLMQPISFYIIITGIIGGAQMIVEPQIMTPTGGPDYSSATIVFYIWQKAFGSADLKGYACAASWVLAIIVFVVTAIQFKLSPASENYLE